CCTCAAAGACATCATATCGGAAGCGGCAGCGAATATTCGCCAGTTTCACGAGCGACAAAAGCAGGACAGCTGGTTTATGGACGATGGCAACGGTGTTGTCCTCGGCCAGCGGGTGGTTGCCATAGAAAAAGCCGGCGTGTATGTGCCTGGCGGTAAAGCCTTTTATCCGTCGAGCCTGCTGATGAATG
This is a stretch of genomic DNA from Bacteroidota bacterium. It encodes these proteins:
- a CDS encoding histidinol dehydrogenase, with protein sequence MSRQASFDPEVDRAVRSIIKTVRTQGDDALRAYAQQFDNAPSITLKVPPAVLREAYEQFPNNLKDIISEAAANIRQFHERQKQDSWFMDDGNGVVLGQRVVAIEKAGVYVPGGKAFYPSSLLMN